A genomic segment from Diadema setosum chromosome 11, eeDiaSeto1, whole genome shotgun sequence encodes:
- the LOC140234933 gene encoding acetylcholinesterase-like has protein sequence MKTLHLALAVFTVLEVVSAQNPRVTVNEGILVGKTVRFSEDTFINKTRDVDLFLGVPFAEPPERFAPPLPKASWTGERNATEFSAACVQDPYEDLYAVTSEDCLYLNIYAPSQRQPGTPVMVWIHGGGFSAGTAMTYDYSGIPLVTVGDVIIVTINYRLNIFAQFSTEDDVAPGNYGMLDQVAGLEWVYNNIEAFDGDKDDITIFGESAGSASVSFHLLSKLSRGFFNKAILQSGSAFSPWAFKHDPERERRLSRDLGVAFGCETSTSEVLVACLKLQEADELRTKANELYNFDGGYPVTLDGTFLEDTPTNLYEVGDFTKVPLLAGFNKDEGTLVPFLFLQDYVGSPTPPVVNRTTYDSFLNYFKSYGFNDDILGDSINQEYIDWTVADDPDADYFPSLVDLGTDIDFAAPTDYVIREHANAGGTVYKYFMTHEPTKSIFQVGDVYPSTPWLGAGHAEDLIFVFGMPFIDELYNIKGHNMTAEENAFSVKFMEFWTNFAKSGDPSRPSEDVPRGDGEDFWPLYTIPELSHKELSIELGVGRAARARGCHFWNQYIPSLMSFTSNIDQEEKAWRESYDDWKDDMAEWQRVFEDYKDGTTCN, from the exons ATGAAGACACTTCACCTTGCCCTGGCAGTTTTCACTGTCCTCGAGGTGGTGAGTGCACAAAATCCTCGAGTGACAGTCAATGAGGGAATCCTTGTCGGAAAGACGGTCCGCTTCAGCGAAGACACGTTCATCAATAAGACGCGCGATGTTGACCTGTTTCTG GGAGTGCCCTTTGCCGAGCCGCCAGAGCGATTCGCTCCCCCACTACCAAAGGCTTCGTGGACAGGCGAAAGAAATGCTACCGAGTTCTCAGCGGCCTGTGTACAAGACCCGTATGAGGATTTATACGCCGTCACGTCAGAGGACTGTTTGTACTTGAACATCTATGCCCCTAGCCAACGG CAACCTGGCACTCCTGTAATGGTGTGGATTCACGGGGGAGGTTTCAGCGCTGGAACGGCTATGACGTATGATTATAGCGGCATCCCATTGGTCACTGTTGGTGACGTCATAATAGTGACGATAAACTACCGCTTAAATATCTTTGCGCAATTTTCAACAG aGGACGATGTGGCACcaggaaattatggtatgctggATCAGGTCGCTGGGCTGGAATGGGTTTATAACAACATCGAGG cCTTTGACGGTGACAAAGATGACATCACGATTTTCGGGGAAAGTGCCGGGTCGGCGAGCGTCAGTTTCCACCTCCTTTCCAAACTCAGCCGCGGCTTCTTTAATAAAGCGATCTTACAG AGCGGCAGTGCCTTCAGTCCTTGGGCCTTTAAGCACGATCCAGAGAGGGAAAGGAGGCTGTCCCGAGATTTGGGGGTCGCATTCGGATGCGAAACGTCCACCTCCGAAGTTTTGGTTGCCTGCCTCAAACTCCAAGAAGCTGACGAACTCAGGACAAAGGCCAATGAG TTGTATAATTTCGACGGGGGTTACCCAGTTACTCTTGACGGTACATTTCTGGAAGACACCCCAACGAACCTTTACGAGGTAGGAGACTTTACGAAGGTACCGCTACTCGCGGGGTTCAACAAGGACGAGGGGACTTTGGTTCCGTTCCTCTTTCTACAAGACTATGTCGGCAGCCCCACCCCGCCTGTGGTCAATCGCACAACCTACGACTCCTTCTTGAACTATTTCAAGAGTTACGGGTTCAACGATGATATTCTCGGGGATTCCATCAATCAGGAGTACATTGACTGGACCGTTGCAGATGACCCGGACGCGGACTACTTTCCATCCCTCGTTGATCTTGGAACCGACATCGATTTCGCTGCCCCGACCGATTATGTAATCAGGGAGCACGCAAACGCCGGGGGGACggtatacaaatatttcatgaccCACGAGCCAACAAA GAGCATTTTTCAGGTTGGAGATGTCTACCCCTCTACTCCATGGCTCGGCGCGGGCCACGCAGAAGACCTGATTTTCGTTTTTGGGATGCCTTTTATTGATGAGCTGTACAACATCAAGGGACACAATATGACTGCGGAAGAAAACGCCTTCTCCGTTAAGTTCATGGAATTCTGGACAAACTTTGCAAAGTCAGG AGATCCCAGCAGACCCAGTGAGGACGTTCCCCGAGGAGACGGGGAAGATTTCTGGCCTCTCTACACCATCCCTGAGCTCAGTCACAAAGAGCTGTCCATTGAGCTGGGAGTGGGAAGAGCCGCTAGAGCGAGGGGATGTCACTTCTGGAATCAATACATACCTTCTCTCATGAGCTTTACGA GCAACATTGACCAGGAGGAGAAAGCATGGAGGGAAAGTTATGATGACTGGAAGGACGACATGGCGGAATGGCAAAGGGTTTTCGAAGATTACAAGGATGGTACCACGTGTAATTGA
- the LOC140235027 gene encoding acetylcholinesterase-like translates to MKTFLIALAVFTVLEAVDAQSPRVTVNEGILVGKTVRFSEDTFINKTRDVDVFLGVPFAEPPERFAPPLPKDAWTGERNATEFSAPCVQDPYGGLYPFTSEDCLYLNIYAPSQREPGTPVMVWIHGGGVSGGTAMTYDYSGIPLVTVGDVIVVAINYRLGIFAQFSTEDDVAPGNYGMLDQVAALEWIYNNIEAFDGNKDDITIFGQSAGAAYVNFHLLSKLSRGFFSKAILQSGSALMPWAFVHDPERERRLSRELGVAFGCDTSTSEVLVACLKLQDAEELRAKGNEYNIGEAYLVTLDGTFLEDTPANLYEIGDFANVPLLAGVTKDEGTLFPSLFFQGYIGTSTPPVVDRATFDVMVNFFRSYGLNDDILEDSINQEYIDWTIADYPDADYFQSVVDLGTDFYYAAPTDYVIRKHANAGGTVYKYFMTHEPSQSFYQYGDIVPSTPWRRAGHGEDLTFVFGMPFIDELYNIKAYNMTAEEKTLSFKFMEFWTNFAKSGDPTRPSEDVPRGDGEDFWPLYTIPELSHKELSLELGVGRAARARGCHFWNHYIPSLMIFTSSMTEEEREWRESYNDWKGEMVEWQRVFEDYKKGATCNN, encoded by the exons ATGAAGACATTTCTCATTGCACTGGCAGTTTTTACTGTCCTCGAGGCGGTGGACGCACAAAGTCCTCGAGTGACAGTCAATGAGGGAATCCTCGTCGGAAAGACTGTCCGCTTCAGCGAAGACACGTTCATTAATAAGACTCGCGATGTCGACGTATTTCTG GGAGTACCCTTTGCTGAGCCGCCAGAGCGATTCGCTCCGCCACTACCAAAGGATGCTTGGACAGGCGAAAGAAATGCTACCGAGTTCTCAGCGCCCTGTGTGCAAGATCCGTATGGGGGTTTATACCCCTTCACCTCAGAGGACTGTCTGTACTTGAACATCTATGCCCCTAGCCAAAGG gAACCTGGTACTCCTGTGATGGTATGGATTCACGGGGGAGGTGTCAGCGGTGGAACGGCCATGACGTATGACTATAGTGGTATCCCATTGGTCACTGTTGGTGACGTCATAGTAGTAGCGATAAACTATCGCTTAGGCATCTTCGCACAATTTTCAACAG AGGACGATGTGGCACcaggaaattatggtatgctggATCAGGTCGCTGCACTGGAATGGATTTATAACAACATCGAGg CATTTGATGGTAACAAAGATGACATCACTATTTTCGGGCAAAGTGCCGGGGCGGCGTACGTCAATTTCCACCTCCTTTCCAAACTCAGCCGAGGTTTCTTCAGTAAAGCGATCTTACAG AGCGGTAGTGCCCTTATGCCATGGGCTTTTGTGCACGAtccagagagagaaaggaggcTATCCCGAGAGTTGGGGGTCGCCTTCGGGTGCGATACGTCCACTTCCGAAGTTTTGGTTGCCTGCCTAAAACTCCAGGATGCCGAGGAACTGAGGGCGAAAGGTAATGAG TATAATATCGGCGAAGCTTACCTGGTTACTCTTGACGGTACATTTCTTGAAGACACCCCTGCGAACCTTTACGAGATAGGAGACTTTGCGAACGTACCCCTACTCGCTGGAGTTACCAAGGACGAGGGAACTTTGTTTCCGTCCCTCTTTTTTCAAGGCTATATTGGCACCTCCACACCGCCTGTGGTCGATCGCGCAACATTCGACGTAATGGTCAACTTTTTCAGGAGTTATGGGTTAAACGATGATATCCTAGAGGATTCCATCAACCAGGAGTACATTGACTGGACCATCGCAGATTACCCGGATGCGGACTACTTTCAGTCTGTGGTTGACCTGGGAACAGACTTTTATTATGCCGCCCCGACTGATTACGTAATCAGGAAACACGCAAACGCCGGAGGGACGGTGTACAAGTATTTCATGACCCACGAGCCATCACA GAGCTTTTATCAGTATGGAGACATCGTGCCCTCTACCCCGTGGCGTAGAGCGGGCCATGGAGAAGACCTGACTTTTGTTTTCGGGATGCCCTTCATTGACGAGCTGTACAACATCAAGGCATACAATATGACCGCAGAAGAAAAGACCCTCTCCTTTAAGTTCATGGAATTCTGGACGAACTTTGCAAAGTCAGG AGATCCCACCAGACCCAGTGAGGACGTTCCCCGAGGAGACGGGGAAGATTTCTGGCCTCTCTACACCATCCCTGAGCTCAGTCACAAAGAGTTATCACTCGAGCTGGGAGTGGGAAGAGCCGCTCGAGCGAGGGGATGTCACTTCTGGAATCACTACATACCTTCTCTCATGATCTTTACAA GCAGCATGACGGAAGAGGAGAGAGAATGGCGGGAAAGCTACAACGACTGGAAGGGGGAGATGGTAGAATGGCAGCGGGTGTTCGAGGATTACAAAAAAGGGGCTACCTGTAATAACTAA